A segment of the Robbsia sp. KACC 23696 genome:
CGACGCGGACAGCCGCGCGAGGATCCAATCGATTTCCTCGGCGTCGCCGGAATGATAGAAACGGGGCGCGAGATTCATCTCACCGCTACAACTGCGGAAATGCGGGATAACGGCGCGCCAGCCGCGTGCGAGCGCGGCCGACGTCAACGCGCGCGCGTAATGGCTGTCCGAACTGCCCTCGAGTCCATGAAACAACACGAACAGCGGCCGGCTGCCCGCTACTGGCGACGCGTCCGAAAGGGTATCGGAAACAGCCCAATCCAGATCGATGAAGTCGCCGTCGGGTGTCGTCCAACGTTCGCGACGATATCGCACCGCCGCTTTTGGCAGCCAGAGCGAGGGGACGATCGTCTGCGCGTGGCCGCCCGGCAACCAGGCCGGCGAACGCAAGGGGGGAAGGGGGGCGCTCCGGTGCGGCACGACGTCCGGATCAGTGAAGCGGACCACGCCGGCTGCGGGACTTGGCCGCGAACTGGCTGGCGGTCTCGGCCGGCATCGTGCTCGCATGCACATGGGCCACTTTCCAGCGGCCATGCTCGTGCACCATGACATAGGTGGTGAAGACCATCGACTCGGTCTCACCCGGGCCGCGATGGATTTCCGCCGCGGCATAGACGACGGTACCGACGCTATCGTAGACGCGCACATCCAGCGCTTCGATATGTTTGCTGCCTTGATTGAATTGCAGCGCATAGCCGGCGCGGATTTTCTCCAGGCCGTGCAGATGCGCGCCGTCCGCCTGGATACACGAGACGAATTCCTCGTCGATCCAAAGTTGCATCACCGCCTCGAGATTGCGCTCGGCAACGGCGGCATAGTAGGCGTTCAGCGTGTCGGCGGCGGCTTCGAACAGTCTGGCGAATCGTGGCATCGTGGCTCGTCGGGATCGGGATCGAGAGATCGCGTTGCGCGGGCGCGTTCCAGCAACTCAGCGATGCAAGGCGAGTTGCTGGCGCGCGCTTTCGAAAACCTGCTCCGGCGCGAGCTCGCGTAGGCAATTCAAATGGCCGAGCGGGCATTCGCGCTTGAAGCAGGGACTGCATTCCAACTGCAGCCATTGTACCTGTGCCGTATCGGACAGCGGCGGAGTGTGGCGCGGATCGGTCGAACCGTACAGCGCCACCAGCGGTCGACGCAACGCCGCGGCCACGTGCATCAGCCCGGAATCGTTGCTGACCACCAAGGCGGCGCGGGCGATCAGCGCCGATGCCTCGCCCAATGCCGTCTGTCCGCACAAGTTCCGCACAAAGGGCGCGCCGTCCGAGATCGCCTGCGCGACCGGCGCGTCCTTGCGCGAGCCCAGCGCGATAAATTGCGCGTAGGGAAAGGATTGACGGAGCAATTGCGCCAGTCGCGCGAAGTGTTCCGGCGGCCAGCGCTTGGCCGGGCCGTATTCAGCGCCCGGGCAGAACGCGATCAGCGGCACGCGATTGTCCAGCGTGAAGCGATGCGAGACGCGGGCGCTCTCGTTCAGGTCTGTTTCGAGGCGTGGCGTCGGCAGGCTGTCCGACAAGGTCGCGCCGGGCGCATACGCGAGGGCGACGTAATGCGGCACCATCGGCGGCCGACTGTCCTTCGGCGGCTGCGCGTGCACCACATTCAACAGCCCGTAGCGGTACTCGCCGCGATAGCCGATCCGCAGTCGAATGCCGGCCATCCACGGAATCAACGCCGATTTCAACGAATTCGGCAGCACGTAGGCGGCGTCATAGCCGATATCGCGCAACTCCTGCGCCAAGGCGCGACGCTGCCACAGTTGCAGCTTGCCGTGCCCCAGGTCGGTGGTGTGAACCGTGTGGATCTCCGGCATCCGCTCCAAAACCGGCGCGACGGCGCCCGGCGCCACGGCATCGATCTGTAGCCGGGGGTGTAGCCGTCTTAATACCGTGAACAACGGTTGGGCCATCAACGCATCGCCTATCCAGTTCGGGGCGATGACGAGCGCGCGACGCATCAGCTAGCAATCCATCTCAAATAAAAAACTGCCGCGCGGCGGGTTTCGCATCGCGCGGCGCTCGTGGGGGCGGCCATTCAGCAGGCAAGTGGCAAAGGCCGCGGCGGCGACCCGTTCTGCCTTGCCGGAGCGGGCCGGCGGGCGCTTGCCTGTCGGCCGCGTCAGGGCGCGACCGGCACGACGCAGCCTTCGATGCCCGGCAACTGTCAGTGGCCGTGTACCACTTCGCCGTCGCGCAGCTTGTACCGCGTGCTGCAATAGGGGCACTTGGTCTCGCCGTGCGTGACATCGATGAAAACACGCGGATGCGCATTCCAACGGGTCATTTCGGGGTTGGGGCAATACACGGGCAGGTCTTTTGCACCGACCTCGACCAGCGGCATCTCTTTCACGTTCGACATCGTACGGCCAATCCAGCTAGTTACGGATGGGGGCGTCGCGGCGCCCGGCGGGGAGGCGGCCGCGGATGGCGGACAGCGACGCCGGGCGGCCAGGCGGCTCGGCCCGATCCGGGATAGGGTTCCCGGACCGGCTTCTCCGCCGCTCATATATTGTCTATTGTAATTCACCCGGCGTTTCTGCGGGGCCGCGCGGCCAGGTTTGTGTCCGGTTGTATCGATCTGCCGCGTGCCGGACACATCGCGGTAGAATAATCGGCGTTCGTAACGCAAGTAACGCAAAGCTGCGGTCCGGCTCGGCGCGCACTCGGTGCCGCGCGGGCTGGGCGTCGCGGAGAGGGGCATGCTGGCTGCCTTCTTCGTCCCGACGCCGGGGACCGCCCGCAAAAACATATCGAGATTACATCGAGAAACGCGAGACACCCTTCATGACGTCCAACACGCCTGCAAACGCTTCCATTGCCTCCCCTGGTACTATCCGCCGCCTCGACGATCTGATCGCCGCCAAGCAATTGGCCGGCAAGCGCGTCTTTATTCGTGCCGATCTCAATGTGCCGCAGGACGACCAGGGCAATATCACCGAAGACACGCGCATCAAGGCATCGGTTCCGGCGATCAAGGCAGCGTTGGCGGCAGGGGCGGCGGTGATGGTGACCTCGCATCTGGGGCGTCCGACGGAAGGGCAGTTCAAGCCGGAAGACTCGTTGGCGCCGGTCGCCAAGCGCCTGGCGGAACTGCTTGGGTGCGAGGTGCCGCTGATTCAGAACTGGGTCGAAAACGGCGTCGAGGTGCAGCCGGGTCATGTCGTGCTGCTGGAAAATTGCCGCGTGAACGTCGGCGAGAAAAAGGATTCGGAGACGCTGTCCAAGCGGATCGCCTCGATGATCGACGTCTATGTCAACGATGCATTCGGCACCGCGCACCGCGCCGAGGCGACGACGCACGGCGTGGCCAAGTACGCGCCGGTCGCCGTTGCCGGCCCCTTGCTCGCCCAAGAGCTGGACGCGCTGGGCAAGGCCTTGCATGCGCCGAAGCGCCCCTTGGTCGCCATCGTCGCGGGCTCGAAGGTATCAAGCAAGCTGACGATCCTGAAGTCGCTGGCGTCGAAAGTGGATCAACTGATCGTGGGCGGCGGCATCGCCAACACCTTCATGCTCGCGTCCGGACTGCCGATCGGCAAGTCCCTGGCCGAACCGGATCTGGTGGATGAAGCGAAGCAGATCATCGAAATGATGCGCGACCGCGGCGCCCAGGTGCCGATCCCCACCGATGTCGTGACCGCGACCGAGTTCAGCGCGACGGCGCCGGCGACGGTGAAAGCTGCCGCCGACGTGGCTGCCGGCGACACGATCCTCGATATCGGTCCGGATACGGCGAAGGCCCTCGCCACGCAGTTGAAGTCGGCTGGGACGATCGTCTGGAACGGTCCGGTGGGCGTGTTCGAATTCGACGCCTTTGGTAACGGCACCAAGACGCTGGCCGAAGCGATCGCCGCCTCGGACGGTTTCTCGATTGCCGGTGGTGGCGACACGCTGGCCGCGATCGCGAAATACGGCATCTCCGATAAGGTAGGCTATATCTCGACCGGCGGTGGCGCTTTCCTCGAATTCCTCGAGGGCAAGACCTTGCCGGCAGTCGCTGTTCTTGCAGAGAGGGCCTAAGCCATGACGAAGACGGAGAACAACGACACGCACGACTCTTTGCCTCCGTCGCATGGCGCCGACGGCGGCAGTCACGGTCCGGCGCCGGCGCACTTCATCGCGCCGCCCGGGGCCCCGATCCAACCGGCCCACACCTTGCAGCGCGCGACGAAGATCGTCGCCACGCTCGGTCCGTCTTCCGACGACGCGGAGACGCTGACGCGCATGGTGCGGGCCGGGATGAACGTCGCCCGTCTGAATTTCTCGCATGGCACCGCGGACGACCATCGTCACCGTGCGGAGCGCGTAAGGGCGGCGGCGCAGGCCTGCGGTCGCGAAGTCGCGATCATGGCGGACCTGCAAGGTCCGAAGATTCGCGTCGGCAAGTTCGCGAACGGCAAGACGACGCTGCGCCCCGGCCAGGCTTTTATCCTCGACGCGGGATGCAAGATGGGCGACGACGAGCGGGTAGGGCTGGATTACCCGGAGCTGCCGCGCGATCTGTCGCCGAACGACGTGCTGTTGCTGAACGACGGACTGATCGTGCTGGTCGTCGATAAAGTGGTGGGCGAGGAGATTCACACCCGCGTCCGGATCGGCGGCGATCTGTCGAACAACAAGGGCATCAACCGGCAGGGCGGCGGCTTGTCCGCGCCCGCGCTGACGGCGAAGGACATGGACGACATCCGCACGGCGATGGCGATCCGTGCCGACTATATCGCGGTGTCTTTCCCAAAAAGCGCCGCCGATATGACGATGGCCCGACAATTGGCCACCGTCGCCGGGGCCGAGCACGGCATCAAGCCGCGCATGATCGCCAAAATCGAGCGCGCCGAAGCGATTCCGGCGCTCGACGAAATCCTCGAGGCGTCCGACGGCATCATGGTCGCGCGCGGCGATCTTGCCGTGGAAGTGGGCAATGCGGCCGTACCGGCCTTGCAGAAGCGGATGATCAAGATGGCGCGCGATGCCAATCGTGTCGTCATCACGGCCACTCAGATGATGGAATCGATGATCCAGGCGCCGGTGCCGACGCGCGCCGAAGTGTCGGACGTCGCCAATGCGGTGCTGGACGGGACCGATGCGGTGATGCTGTCCGCTGAAACCGCCGCGGGCCGTTATCCGGTGGAAACGATCGAAACGATGGCCGCAATCTGCTGCGAGGCAGAGAAGACACAGGAAGTGGCTTTTGATCGTGATATCGTTGATCGCACTTTTAAGCGGATCGACCAGTCGATTGCGATCGGTGCGATGTTTACGGCCTATCACCTCGGTGCAAAGGCGATCGTCGCCTTGACCGAGTCCGGGGCGACGGCGCTGTGGATGAGCCGACATTGGACCCAGGTGCCGATTTACGCGATGACGCCGCGCGTTCGGGCAGAGCGGGCGATGGCGTTGTATCGCAACGTCACGCCGCTGCCGATGGAAACCGGCGACGATCGCGACAAAGTGCTGACCGATGCCATTAACGTTTTGGTCGAACGGGGATATGCGAGCGCGGGCGATCGCGTGGTGCTGACGATCGGTTCGCCGATGGGACAGCCTGGCGGTACGAATGCACTGAAGATCGTGACGGTGGGCGAATAACGCCGGCCCGCCAAAGCGGGCCATGCCGTCGCGCGGAATGGAATGCTGTAGTCCTCACGCAAAAAGTTTTTATATAAAGGAGAAAAACCATGCCCATCGTCTCGATGCGCCAACTGTTGGACCACGCCGCTGAAAACGGTTACGGCCTGCCGGCTTTCAACGTCAACAACCTCGAGCAAGTCCAGGCGATCATGGAAGCCGCGAACGCGGTGAACGCGCCGGTGATCATGCAGGCATCGGCCGGCGCGCGTAAATACGCGGGCGAAGCCTTTCTGCGCCATCTGATCGAAGCGGCGGTGGAAGCCTATCCGCATCTGCCGGTCGTGATGCACCAGGATCACGGTCAATCTCCGGCCGTGTGCATGGCGGCGATCCGTAGCGGCTTCTCCAGCGTGATGATGGATGGTTCGCTGGAAGCGGACGGCAAGACGGTCGCGTCGTACGAGTACAACGTCGAGACGTCGCGCAAGGTGGTCGAGCTTGCGCACTCGATCGGCGTGACGGTGGAAGCCGAGCTGGGCGTGCTGGGCTCCCTGGAAACGATGAAGGGCGACAAGGAAGACGGTCATGGTGCGGAAGGCACGATGACGCGTGAACAGCTGCTGACGGATCCGGAGCAGGCTGCCGACTTCGTGCGCCAGACCGGTTGCGATGCATTGGCGATCGCGATCGGGACGTCGCACGGCGCGTACAAGTTCACGAAGAAGCCCACGGGCGACATCCTGTCGATTTCGCGTATCAAGGAAATCCACCGTCGTATTCCGAACACGCACTTGGTGATGCACGGTTCGTCGTCGGTGCCGCAGGAACTGTTGGCGGAAATCCGCGAGTTCGGCGGCGACATGAAGGAAACCTACGGCGTGCCGGTCGAGGAAATCCAGGAAGGCATCAAGAACGGCGTGCGCAAGATCAATATCGATACCGATCTGCGCCTGGCGATCACCGGTGCCTTGCGTCGCTACTTCGTCGAAAACCCGTCTAAATTCGATCCGCGCGACTACCTGAAGCCGGCCCGGATTGCCGCATCGCAAGTCTGTAAAGACCGCTTCATCGCGTTCGGTTGCGAAGGACAAGCCGGCAAGATCAAGCCGATTTCGCTGGAAAAGATGGCCGAGCGCTATAAGGCCGGTGAGCTGAACCAAGTCGTGAAATAAGCGTTGAGCTGCGATTCGTGGCGCTAAGCCAGGAATCGATCGCGACGCCGACTGGGCGCGCCTTGGCTTAACGGCCCTGCCGCCCCGATGCACTGCATCC
Coding sequences within it:
- a CDS encoding nuclear transport factor 2 family protein, yielding MPRFARLFEAAADTLNAYYAAVAERNLEAVMQLWIDEEFVSCIQADGAHLHGLEKIRAGYALQFNQGSKHIEALDVRVYDSVGTVVYAAAEIHRGPGETESMVFTTYVMVHEHGRWKVAHVHASTMPAETASQFAAKSRSRRGPLH
- the waaF gene encoding lipopolysaccharide heptosyltransferase II; the encoded protein is MRRALVIAPNWIGDALMAQPLFTVLRRLHPRLQIDAVAPGAVAPVLERMPEIHTVHTTDLGHGKLQLWQRRALAQELRDIGYDAAYVLPNSLKSALIPWMAGIRLRIGYRGEYRYGLLNVVHAQPPKDSRPPMVPHYVALAYAPGATLSDSLPTPRLETDLNESARVSHRFTLDNRVPLIAFCPGAEYGPAKRWPPEHFARLAQLLRQSFPYAQFIALGSRKDAPVAQAISDGAPFVRNLCGQTALGEASALIARAALVVSNDSGLMHVAAALRRPLVALYGSTDPRHTPPLSDTAQVQWLQLECSPCFKRECPLGHLNCLRELAPEQVFESARQQLALHR
- a CDS encoding zinc-finger domain-containing protein, with amino-acid sequence MSNVKEMPLVEVGAKDLPVYCPNPEMTRWNAHPRVFIDVTHGETKCPYCSTRYKLRDGEVVHGH
- a CDS encoding phosphoglycerate kinase: MTSNTPANASIASPGTIRRLDDLIAAKQLAGKRVFIRADLNVPQDDQGNITEDTRIKASVPAIKAALAAGAAVMVTSHLGRPTEGQFKPEDSLAPVAKRLAELLGCEVPLIQNWVENGVEVQPGHVVLLENCRVNVGEKKDSETLSKRIASMIDVYVNDAFGTAHRAEATTHGVAKYAPVAVAGPLLAQELDALGKALHAPKRPLVAIVAGSKVSSKLTILKSLASKVDQLIVGGGIANTFMLASGLPIGKSLAEPDLVDEAKQIIEMMRDRGAQVPIPTDVVTATEFSATAPATVKAAADVAAGDTILDIGPDTAKALATQLKSAGTIVWNGPVGVFEFDAFGNGTKTLAEAIAASDGFSIAGGGDTLAAIAKYGISDKVGYISTGGGAFLEFLEGKTLPAVAVLAERA
- the pyk gene encoding pyruvate kinase, encoding MQRATKIVATLGPSSDDAETLTRMVRAGMNVARLNFSHGTADDHRHRAERVRAAAQACGREVAIMADLQGPKIRVGKFANGKTTLRPGQAFILDAGCKMGDDERVGLDYPELPRDLSPNDVLLLNDGLIVLVVDKVVGEEIHTRVRIGGDLSNNKGINRQGGGLSAPALTAKDMDDIRTAMAIRADYIAVSFPKSAADMTMARQLATVAGAEHGIKPRMIAKIERAEAIPALDEILEASDGIMVARGDLAVEVGNAAVPALQKRMIKMARDANRVVITATQMMESMIQAPVPTRAEVSDVANAVLDGTDAVMLSAETAAGRYPVETIETMAAICCEAEKTQEVAFDRDIVDRTFKRIDQSIAIGAMFTAYHLGAKAIVALTESGATALWMSRHWTQVPIYAMTPRVRAERAMALYRNVTPLPMETGDDRDKVLTDAINVLVERGYASAGDRVVLTIGSPMGQPGGTNALKIVTVGE
- the fba gene encoding class II fructose-bisphosphate aldolase (catalyzes the reversible aldol condensation of dihydroxyacetonephosphate and glyceraldehyde 3-phosphate in the Calvin cycle, glycolysis, and/or gluconeogenesis) — translated: MPIVSMRQLLDHAAENGYGLPAFNVNNLEQVQAIMEAANAVNAPVIMQASAGARKYAGEAFLRHLIEAAVEAYPHLPVVMHQDHGQSPAVCMAAIRSGFSSVMMDGSLEADGKTVASYEYNVETSRKVVELAHSIGVTVEAELGVLGSLETMKGDKEDGHGAEGTMTREQLLTDPEQAADFVRQTGCDALAIAIGTSHGAYKFTKKPTGDILSISRIKEIHRRIPNTHLVMHGSSSVPQELLAEIREFGGDMKETYGVPVEEIQEGIKNGVRKINIDTDLRLAITGALRRYFVENPSKFDPRDYLKPARIAASQVCKDRFIAFGCEGQAGKIKPISLEKMAERYKAGELNQVVK